In Corylus avellana chromosome ca2, CavTom2PMs-1.0, the following proteins share a genomic window:
- the LOC132171763 gene encoding pentatricopeptide repeat-containing protein At4g21170-like — protein MLQKAHHLLKPFSTSTTPTSLTWRNQIKQNQLASQISSILLQRHNWVLLLQNLKLSSKLTPSLFLQILHKTHTNPQISLNFFNWAKTNLGFQPDLQSHCKIIQLSLGSGLVQPVKPLLDSLIQSHPASVLAQCLIRVCRGTDSQSNALSFVIECYSQKGLFVEGLEVFGKMRGQGCTPSVRACHALLDVLQQQNEIKLAWCFFGAVFRSGESLNRHMWSVFAQILCKNEKFERVVRLLDFGIHNSVIYNLVIDYYSKGGDFGAAFDTLNQMCDRKIEPGFTTYSSVLDGACKYEKAEVIESIMSIMVEKELLPKTPLSKSDLVVQKLSDLGKTYAAEMFFRRACDEKIELQDATYGCILRALSKEGRVKEAIQIYRSISERVLTVSDSSYNAFVNVLCKEDQSEEGCELLRDALRRGSSQCASALSEFIASQCRKGRWREAEDLLNVILEKGLVPDSSCCCSLVVHYCSNRRIDSAIALHNKMERWNITLDVATYNVLLDRLVAGRRIEEAVRVFDYMRRLNLVSSASFTSMIRGLCRVKELRKAMKIHDEMLSMGLKPDQATYKRLIFGFK, from the coding sequence ATGCTGCAGAAAGCTCACCATCTCCTCAAACCATTCTCAACTTCAACAACGCCAACTTCTCTCACTTGGAGAAACCAAATCAAACAGAACCAGCTAGCCTCCCAAATCTCATCCATTCTGTTGCAAAGGCACAACTGGGTTCTTCTCCTCCAAAACCTCAAACTCTCCTCGAAATTAACCCcatctctcttcctccaaatcCTCCATAAAACCCACACTAACCCTCAAATCTCTCTTAACTTCTTCAATTGGGCAAAAACAAATCTTGGGTTTCAACCAGACCTCCAGTCCCACTGCAAAATCATCCAACTTTCACTTGGGTCGGGTCTTGTCCAACCCGTGAAGCCACTTTTGGATTCCTTGATTCAGAGCCATCCTGCATCAGTGCTTGCACAGTGTCTGATTCGAGTTTGTAGAGGTACGGATTCTCAGTCTAATGCGTTAAGCTTTGTTATTGAATGTTATTCGCAAAAGGGTTTGTTCGTGGAGGGGTTAGAGGTGTTCGGGAAAATGAGAGGTCAGGGTTGTACCCCTTCAGTTCGTGCCTGCCATGCACTGCTTGATGTTTTGCAGCAACAAAACGAGATTAAACTGGCTTGGTGTTTCTTTGGTGCTGTATTTCGTAGTGGGGAGTCGCTGAACCGGCATATGTGGTCAGTGTTTGCTCAGATTTTGtgtaaaaatgagaaatttgagAGAGTTGTTAGATTGCTAGATTTTGGTATTCATAACTCTGTGATTTATAATCTTGTCATTGATTATTATAGCAAAGGTGGGGATTTTGGAGCTGCATTTGATACCTTGAATCAGATGTGTGATAGGAAAATTGAACCAGGTTTTACTACTTATAGCTCAGTTCTTGATGGGGCTTGTAAATATGAAAAAGCTGAAGTCATTGAGAGCATCATGAGCATTATGGTGGAGAAGGAGCTGCTTCCGAAGACTCCTTTATCCAAATCTGATTTGGTAGTTCAGAAGCTTAGTGATCTGGGCAAGACTTATGCTGCAGAGATGTTCTTTAGGAGAGCTTGTGATGAGAAGATTGAATTACAGGATGCTACTTATGGGTGTATATTAAGGGCATTGTCCAAGGAAGGGAGAGTGAAGGAAGCAATTCAGATATATCGTTCAATCTCGGAAAGGGTTCTTACAGTGAGTGATAGTAGTTATAACGCATTTGTAAATGTTCTTTGTAAGGAAGATCAGTCCGAGGAGGGTTGTGAATTGTTAAGGGATGCCCTAAGAAGAGGAAGCAGTCAATGTGCATCAGCATTGTCTGAATTCATAGCATCACAATGTAGGAAAGGTAGATGGAGAGAAGCAGAGGATTTGTTGAATGTGATTCTAGAGAAAGGGTTAGTGCCGGATTCGTCTTGTTGTTGCTCCTTGGTGGTGCATTACTGTTCCAACAGACGCATTGATTCAGCCATTGCATTGCATAATAAGATGGAAAGATGGAATATTACTTTGGATGTAGCAACTTATAATGTACTTCTCGATAGGCTTGTTGCAGGGAGGAGGATTGAAGAAGCGGTCAGGGTGTTTGATTACATGAGAAGACTGAATTTGGTGAGCAGTGCAAGTTTTACAAGCATGATTCGTGGGCTTTGTCGCGTAAAGGAACTCAGAAAAGCCATGAAAATTCACGACGAGATGTTGAGCATGGGGCTTAAACCTGATCAAGCAACATATAAGCGgttgatttttgggtttaagTAA
- the LOC132170520 gene encoding thiamine thiazole synthase 2, chloroplastic, with product MAAMATTLTSSLSSNPKLSFLDNKSSFHGTPVASRFTPIKSTPQNSTISMCVAPPYDLNSFKFNPIKESIVSREMTRRYMMDMITYADTDVVIVGAGSAGLSCAYELSKNPSIRIAIIEQSVSPGGGAWLGGQLFSAMVVRKPAHRFLDELEIEYDEQDNYVVIKHAALFTSTIMSKLLARPNVKLFNAVAAEDLIVKGNTVAGVVTNWALVSMNHDTQSCMDPNVMEAKVVVSSCGHDGPFGATGVKRLKSIGMIDSVPGMKALDMNVAEDAIVRLTREIVPGMIVTGMEVAEIDGAPRMGPTFGAMMISGQKAAHLALKALGQPNAIDGTYGEVGSTQPDFVLAAAEAGEIVDA from the exons ATGGCAGCCATGGCCACGACCCTCACTTCTTCACTCTCTTCGAACCCAAAACTATCTTTCCTGGATAACAAGTCCTCCTTCCATGGCACACCTGTCGCTTCTCGCTTCACACCCATCAAATCCACCCCACAAAACTCCACCATTTCCATGTGCGTAGCCCCGCCATATGACCTCAACTCCTTCAAATTCAATCCCATCAAAGAATCCATTGTCTCTCGTGAAATGACTCGCCGATATATGATGGACATGATTACTTACGCCGATACCGATGTTGTCATCGTCGGCGCTGGCTCCGCTGGTCTATCATGCGCTTATGAGCTCAGCAAAAACCCCTCAATCCGTATAGCCATAATCGAACAATCCGTTAGCCCCGGTGGCGGTGCATGGCTCGGCGGCCAGCTGTTTTCGGCCATGGTTGTGCGTAAACCAGCTCACag GTTTCTCGATGAGCTTGAGATTGAATACGATGAGCAGGATAACTACGTCGTGATCAAGCACGCGGCCTTGTTCACGTCCACAATCATGAGCAAGCTACTTGCCCGGCCTAACGTGAAGTTGTTCAACGCCGTGGCGGCAGAGGATTTGATTGTTAAGGGAAATACGGTAGCCGGTGTGGTGACGAATTGGGCGTTGGTATCGATGAACCATGACACTCAATCGTGCATGGACCCGAATGTGATGGAGGCCAAGGTTGTTGTGAGCTCCTGTGGGCACGACGGGCCGTTTGGAGCCACCGGAGTTAAAAGGCTGAAAAGCATCGGCATGATCGATAGCGTTCCGGGGATGAAGGCCCTCGACATGAACGTCGCCGAGGATGCGATTGTTAGGCTTACAAGGGAGATTGTTCCCGGCATGATCGTGACCGGGATGGAAGTCGCCGAAATCGACGGTGCCCCGAGAATG GGCCCAACATTCGGAGCTATGATGATATCTGGGCAGAAGGCCGCTCACTTGGCACTCAAGGCATTGGGGCAGCCCAACGCAATTGACGGGACATACGGCGAAGTGGGGAGCACACAGCCAGATTTTGTTCTTGCTGCTGCTGAGGCTGGGGAGATTGTGGATGCTTAA